A section of the Deinococcus hopiensis KR-140 genome encodes:
- a CDS encoding GAF domain-containing protein: protein MTEPQHSSKGQSLAERLQGVTEALAAATNQADVFHVILHPALQALKARAGVVLLVHEGGNGLRVADTQGYAEGEQTLWQDGTFETFSPTEDCLKRHEALYFEHQDALLAAYPELTGPPLSVNVVATAVIPIFLQDRPLGVIVLVFTQPHEFIPQERQFLQTLAGQCALSLDRLALNTQFHQQAEALTAFVALTEAVGLNTDVTTLTQRANDVLRATFPDLFMSYYVLEEGVWVPAQLADVSEPLEQVLRAGLPQDTPAYQRAVQTRTPIFIDHWDCDAQQIPHTESFKAGVLAPYFQQGQPVGMLAVGRQDEPVWTQQHRAVITALWRSLGGALDRAEQARQLEGRAALNAFVALTEAVGTETELQVLARRAQEVLQASVPEVSVVYYELQQGLWKARVLSDNLTPEIVTAARLGFARDTPSFVTAVQTAQPVFADGWDGQREGISPADAYGAAALYPYFKAGQPFAMFTIGTMQRRKWTQSDRALFTAVGRSLGLALERAERVAELDARSRDLERSNARLEAANEELEAFTYSVSHDLRTPVRHIKGFNDLLRKTLALPAEAKAARYLGIVNTAAEQMNTLIDAMLDLSRTSRQPLVMGLVDLEVLITAARSELEPEIQEQHVVWSVKPLPLVLADHTTLRQVLINLLSNALKYSRTRPEAHIEIWAEERTQEWAVFVRDNGVGFDPRYTDKLFGVFQRLHRHEEFEGTGVGLANVRRIIARHGGTVFARSVLNEGATFGFTLPRPS from the coding sequence ATGACCGAGCCCCAACATTCGTCCAAAGGGCAGTCGCTCGCAGAGCGTTTGCAAGGGGTGACGGAAGCCCTGGCGGCCGCGACCAACCAGGCCGATGTTTTTCACGTCATCTTGCATCCCGCCCTGCAAGCCCTGAAAGCCAGGGCAGGCGTCGTCCTCCTCGTCCACGAGGGCGGTAACGGCTTACGGGTCGCCGATACACAAGGCTATGCCGAAGGCGAACAGACCCTCTGGCAAGATGGAACCTTCGAGACCTTCTCCCCCACTGAAGACTGCCTCAAGCGGCACGAAGCCCTCTACTTCGAGCACCAGGACGCCTTGCTGGCCGCCTACCCAGAGCTCACCGGTCCTCCCCTCAGCGTGAATGTCGTCGCCACAGCCGTGATCCCCATCTTCCTTCAGGACCGTCCTCTTGGCGTCATCGTCCTGGTGTTTACTCAACCTCACGAGTTCATCCCTCAGGAACGCCAATTCCTCCAAACGCTCGCCGGCCAGTGCGCCCTCTCCCTCGACCGCCTGGCACTCAATACCCAGTTTCATCAACAGGCAGAAGCCCTCACCGCTTTTGTGGCCCTCACCGAAGCGGTGGGCCTCAACACGGACGTCACGACCCTGACCCAGCGTGCCAACGACGTTTTGCGCGCCACCTTCCCAGACCTGTTCATGTCCTACTACGTGTTGGAAGAGGGGGTCTGGGTTCCGGCGCAGCTCGCTGATGTCTCTGAGCCCCTCGAACAGGTCCTGAGGGCCGGATTACCGCAGGACACGCCGGCTTATCAGCGCGCGGTTCAGACCAGAACGCCTATTTTCATCGACCATTGGGACTGTGACGCGCAGCAAATCCCACACACCGAGTCGTTCAAGGCGGGCGTGCTGGCTCCCTACTTTCAGCAGGGACAACCGGTCGGCATGTTGGCAGTAGGACGGCAGGACGAGCCCGTGTGGACCCAGCAACACAGGGCTGTCATCACTGCGCTGTGGCGCAGCCTGGGGGGAGCGCTCGACCGGGCGGAACAGGCCCGGCAACTGGAAGGCCGGGCGGCGTTAAATGCGTTTGTGGCATTGACGGAGGCGGTCGGAACCGAAACAGAACTGCAGGTCCTGGCACGCCGAGCGCAGGAGGTCTTACAGGCCTCGGTTCCCGAAGTGAGCGTGGTGTATTACGAGTTGCAGCAGGGACTCTGGAAAGCCCGGGTGCTCTCCGACAACCTGACGCCGGAGATCGTGACCGCCGCACGCCTGGGATTCGCCCGTGACACACCGAGTTTCGTCACCGCCGTTCAAACTGCTCAGCCGGTATTTGCTGACGGCTGGGATGGCCAGCGGGAGGGCATCTCACCTGCTGATGCGTACGGAGCCGCGGCCTTATACCCGTACTTTAAAGCAGGTCAGCCCTTTGCGATGTTCACAATCGGGACGATGCAACGTCGGAAGTGGACGCAGAGCGACCGCGCCCTGTTCACGGCAGTGGGCCGCAGCCTGGGTCTGGCGCTGGAGCGGGCTGAACGCGTCGCTGAGTTGGACGCCCGTTCGCGAGATCTGGAACGCAGCAACGCCCGGCTTGAAGCCGCCAATGAAGAACTTGAAGCCTTCACGTACAGCGTTTCACACGACTTGCGGACCCCCGTGCGGCACATCAAAGGCTTTAATGACCTGCTCCGAAAAACACTGGCCCTTCCGGCGGAGGCCAAGGCAGCGCGATACCTGGGAATCGTGAACACGGCAGCGGAACAGATGAACACGCTGATTGACGCGATGCTGGACCTGTCGCGCACCTCACGCCAACCTCTTGTGATGGGCCTGGTGGACCTGGAAGTTTTGATCACCGCAGCGCGCTCGGAGTTGGAACCTGAGATTCAGGAACAGCATGTGGTGTGGAGCGTCAAACCCCTGCCGTTGGTGCTTGCCGATCACACGACCTTGCGCCAAGTGCTGATCAACCTCTTGTCCAACGCTCTGAAATACAGCCGAACGCGGCCAGAGGCCCACATCGAGATTTGGGCGGAGGAGCGCACGCAGGAGTGGGCGGTTTTTGTGAGGGACAATGGTGTGGGCTTTGACCCTCGGTATACGGACAAACTCTTCGGTGTGTTTCAACGCCTGCACCGGCATGAAGAGTTCGAGGGGACCGGCGTCGGGCTCGCGAACGTGCGGCGGATCATCGCCCGGCATGGCGGCACCGTCTTCGCGCGTAGCGTGCTCAACGAGGGAGCCACCTTCGGCTTCACGTTGCCAAGGCCCTCCTGA
- a CDS encoding class I SAM-dependent methyltransferase: MTQDNRKGLWSTADAYEQYMGRWSRDVAPLFLKWLTPEMGRDWVDLGCGTGALTSGVTQLCQPERVVGVDTSEAFIQRARSLVSKATFEVGDATDSRLPAASFDYAVSGLVLNFTRDPSLMLREMTRLVRPGGQVALYVWDYAGHMQIMRHFFEAARTVDPHAATYDDGINAPICRPEALRSALQEVGLSSVNVTSLDVPAAFENFEAYWTPFLGGAGSAPRYVATLDAETRDRIREAIRDRLPTGPDGEILMALRAWGVRGTVT, encoded by the coding sequence ATGACTCAGGACAACCGAAAGGGCCTTTGGAGTACGGCCGATGCGTATGAGCAATACATGGGTCGTTGGAGCCGTGACGTCGCACCGCTGTTCCTGAAGTGGCTCACCCCTGAAATGGGCCGGGACTGGGTAGACCTCGGGTGCGGCACCGGAGCTCTCACTTCAGGGGTGACACAACTGTGCCAGCCTGAACGCGTGGTGGGTGTCGACACCTCCGAAGCATTTATTCAGCGGGCCAGGTCCCTCGTCTCAAAAGCCACGTTCGAGGTAGGGGACGCGACGGACAGCAGGCTTCCTGCAGCTTCCTTTGACTATGCCGTCAGCGGGCTGGTGCTCAACTTTACTCGGGACCCTTCGCTGATGCTGCGTGAGATGACCCGGCTCGTACGTCCGGGCGGACAGGTGGCCCTGTATGTGTGGGACTACGCCGGCCATATGCAGATCATGCGGCACTTCTTCGAGGCCGCCCGCACCGTTGACCCTCATGCCGCAACGTACGACGATGGTATAAACGCTCCCATCTGTCGTCCAGAGGCGTTGCGAAGTGCGCTTCAGGAAGTAGGGCTGAGCTCTGTGAATGTCACGTCCCTGGACGTTCCAGCGGCATTTGAGAACTTTGAAGCGTATTGGACACCGTTCTTGGGTGGTGCGGGCTCTGCTCCACGTTACGTAGCGACGCTGGATGCGGAGACCCGTGACCGCATCCGTGAGGCCATTCGTGACCGGCTCCCCACAGGACCTGACGGTGAGATCTTGATGGCTTTACGTGCCTGGGGTGTGCGAGGGACGGTCACTTAG
- a CDS encoding DinB family protein, producing the protein MTRPQPTEYASFYARYIDLVPEDDLLSAMRQQGAVTAEQILRFAGNPGVRYAPDKWSVKQVIGHMTDTERVFGQRALFFARNDTAELPPFEQDDWMAVSDFDACSLESLLAEFQAVRWSHELFLRHLTLPAWERRGTAGGNPFTVRALAYSMLGHERAHLQVLQERYR; encoded by the coding sequence ATGACCAGACCACAGCCCACCGAGTACGCTTCCTTTTACGCCCGCTACATCGATCTGGTGCCCGAAGATGATCTGCTCAGCGCCATGCGGCAGCAAGGCGCGGTGACTGCCGAGCAGATCCTGCGTTTTGCTGGCAACCCCGGTGTCCGCTACGCACCAGACAAGTGGAGCGTAAAGCAGGTCATCGGACACATGACCGATACCGAGCGCGTCTTCGGGCAGCGGGCACTGTTTTTTGCTCGCAATGACACCGCCGAGTTGCCACCTTTCGAGCAAGATGACTGGATGGCGGTCAGCGACTTTGATGCCTGCTCGCTCGAAAGCCTACTGGCCGAATTTCAGGCAGTGCGCTGGAGCCACGAACTGTTTTTGCGTCACCTGACGCTGCCAGCCTGGGAGCGCCGGGGAACCGCTGGCGGCAACCCGTTTACGGTACGGGCGCTGGCCTACAGCATGCTCGGCCACGAACGCGCTCACCTTCAGGTCTTGCAGGAGCGCTACCGCTAA
- a CDS encoding MerR family transcriptional regulator, producing the protein MDLPLEDIRQMIQSPAHANEVLREHEQRFREEIASRERALLHLRTSLQETVMEYRLEHLPTLQTLSVRTVLQPPHYEVIPKALQERMVYKKVRGYALTAPSFFIHHSEVEGEKGVVEVCLPVTGTVEPQGRIGVRTFEGRPAFIGQVVGPYDETGEAYTAVVEEALRRGLNITGSTAEIYVKRVPDTPDPQAYETDIAFFLLPE; encoded by the coding sequence ATGGACCTGCCCTTGGAGGACATCCGCCAGATGATTCAGTCTCCCGCACATGCAAACGAGGTGTTAAGGGAACACGAGCAGCGCTTCCGTGAGGAGATCGCTTCTCGCGAGCGCGCCCTGCTTCACCTCCGCACTTCGCTTCAGGAGACCGTGATGGAATACCGCCTCGAACACCTGCCAACCCTTCAGACACTCAGCGTTCGCACCGTGCTCCAACCCCCGCACTATGAGGTCATTCCAAAGGCACTTCAGGAACGGATGGTCTACAAGAAAGTTCGGGGGTACGCACTCACCGCCCCCAGCTTTTTCATACACCACAGTGAAGTTGAGGGCGAGAAGGGCGTTGTGGAAGTGTGCCTTCCTGTTACGGGCACCGTTGAACCTCAGGGACGAATCGGGGTGCGCACCTTTGAAGGCAGGCCTGCATTTATTGGACAGGTTGTGGGACCGTATGACGAAACAGGGGAGGCGTACACCGCTGTGGTGGAGGAAGCCTTGCGGCGAGGGCTGAACATCACGGGGAGCACGGCTGAGATCTACGTGAAGCGTGTTCCGGATACCCCCGATCCTCAGGCGTATGAGACCGACATCGCTTTTTTCCTTCTGCCTGAGTAA
- a CDS encoding VOC family protein produces MTNQSLLPQNVLEIVHTAIAVSDLQHQIDFWQQVLGFTLEGKAEIGGSLPEDETGVPGIRSKIAMLSKGGQTIELYQPVAPQGRETYRPSPVDIGSWHLALKVTDLDELVQLSAAWGWRVRGKVAVVEEGPGPVGARLVYLHNTDGTILELVELPTAVRER; encoded by the coding sequence ATGACAAATCAAAGCCTACTTCCTCAGAATGTCCTGGAAATCGTCCACACGGCCATCGCGGTCAGTGATCTGCAACATCAGATTGACTTCTGGCAGCAGGTCCTCGGGTTTACCTTGGAAGGAAAGGCAGAGATCGGTGGTTCGTTACCCGAAGACGAGACGGGCGTCCCCGGCATCCGCAGCAAGATCGCCATGCTGAGCAAGGGCGGCCAGACCATTGAGCTGTATCAGCCAGTTGCGCCCCAGGGCCGTGAGACGTACCGGCCAAGCCCGGTTGATATCGGTTCGTGGCATCTCGCGCTCAAGGTCACCGATCTGGATGAACTCGTGCAGCTCAGCGCCGCATGGGGCTGGCGGGTACGGGGCAAGGTTGCCGTGGTCGAGGAAGGGCCTGGTCCGGTTGGTGCTCGCCTGGTCTACCTCCACAATACCGACGGCACGATCCTCGAGCTCGTTGAGCTTCCCACAGCCGTTCGCGAGCGGTAG
- a CDS encoding PAS domain S-box protein, translating to MSELPVLLSDLRLLRQIIESSTVGTVVTDALQDDQPIVFVNPAFERLSGYSAAELLGRNCRLLQGHDHDQAGVGELRQAIGQQQSVTVTLRNYRRDGTLFYNELTLSPVRDPAGTVTHFVGFQNDVTAREEARLHEAQLLLQLTSTLGRMTDGFVSLDRNLNLIYLNAAAASISGKRPEDLTGHDLLTTFPELADTDVFRAITRAAKTGAVQNAVSHMEPYGTIDVTVYPAEDGIAVFTRNVTQQHQLQKELRVSEERFSKVFQASPMPIVITHWSDQRLIDVNEAFLLQVGCQREEIVGRTFRESGIWDDNPDHDRLSSALHEVDSVRSLEVHLRTRSGKALHLVISMVRVELDGGTCVVSLARDVTLERAAQRVLVESEQRYRRIAAQLQRTLDLSLDMITSFDAEGRFVTVSAACQQILGYTPEELLGRPYLDFVHPDDRSMAAREDASITAGTATLAFQNRYLHRSGAVVWIEWVAVVLPGDPVMYCVARDITARRAAEEDQAYLAAIVQASQDAILGVSLDGTIRSWNAGAEQLYGYPMAEAVGQPVTLIVPPERRGEEVEMLRRAGRGESPGPFEAVRVAKDGRQIPVFVTVSPIRDAVGEVIGVSKIAQDITERHMARAEIQRLNEYLQQQLRHVTGLREIDQAIASTQELSVTLGMILDNIAQELGVDAVTLLLLDPYTLNLEYASTRGFTTPLQGSTVRVGTGLAGEVALSRKALSVPDLQTAPISPAWRGVLLREQLMNYYGAPLLAKGKVLGVMEVLHRQPFEPSASWLATFEMLTAQAAIAVDNDRLFTELDRKNLELRLAYDETIEGWARALDLRDKETEGHSRRVTEMTVELCRQLGLSSDQLVDVRRGALLHDIGKMAIPDAILLKPGKLTDEEWVEMKKHPGYAVELLSPIKFLRPVLDIPQYHHEKWDGSGYPFGLRGEAIPLTARAFAAVDVYDALTSDRPYRAAWTRERALAHIQSGSGTHFDPRIVQDFFELLAVESRS from the coding sequence ATGTCAGAGCTGCCTGTCCTTTTGTCCGACCTTCGGCTCTTACGCCAGATCATTGAATCCTCGACTGTCGGGACTGTGGTCACTGACGCTCTCCAAGATGACCAACCGATCGTGTTTGTCAACCCAGCCTTCGAGCGTCTGAGCGGTTACTCAGCCGCCGAGCTTCTCGGTCGGAACTGCCGCCTCCTGCAGGGACACGACCACGATCAAGCCGGTGTGGGTGAGCTCCGCCAGGCGATCGGGCAGCAGCAGAGCGTGACAGTCACCCTACGCAATTACCGCCGGGACGGCACGCTGTTCTACAACGAGTTGACGCTCAGCCCAGTTCGTGACCCGGCTGGAACGGTCACGCACTTCGTGGGTTTCCAGAACGACGTGACGGCGCGCGAGGAGGCGAGGCTCCACGAGGCCCAGCTTCTTCTGCAGCTGACCTCTACCCTTGGACGGATGACCGACGGCTTCGTCTCACTGGACCGGAATCTGAACCTCATCTACCTCAATGCTGCGGCTGCCAGCATCTCTGGAAAGCGCCCAGAAGACCTCACGGGTCACGACCTGCTGACGACGTTCCCGGAACTCGCAGACACGGACGTGTTTCGGGCCATAACGCGGGCCGCCAAGACGGGGGCCGTTCAAAACGCCGTGAGCCATATGGAGCCGTACGGCACGATTGACGTGACCGTCTACCCGGCCGAGGACGGCATTGCTGTCTTTACCCGGAATGTCACGCAGCAGCATCAGCTGCAAAAAGAGCTCCGTGTCAGTGAGGAGCGCTTCTCGAAAGTCTTTCAGGCCAGCCCCATGCCTATCGTCATTACTCACTGGAGTGATCAGCGGTTGATTGATGTCAACGAGGCGTTCCTGCTTCAGGTTGGCTGCCAGCGCGAAGAAATCGTTGGTCGAACCTTTAGAGAGTCCGGAATATGGGATGACAACCCTGACCACGACAGGCTCTCCAGCGCCTTGCACGAAGTGGATTCGGTACGCAGCCTTGAGGTGCACCTGCGCACCAGGTCTGGCAAGGCACTCCACCTGGTCATCTCAATGGTGAGGGTAGAACTGGACGGCGGAACTTGCGTCGTGAGCCTTGCCCGCGACGTCACTCTTGAGAGGGCGGCGCAGCGGGTCCTGGTCGAAAGCGAGCAGCGCTACCGCCGGATTGCGGCTCAATTGCAGCGGACGCTGGACCTGTCGCTGGACATGATCACGTCTTTCGACGCCGAAGGTCGCTTCGTGACGGTTAGTGCGGCCTGCCAGCAGATTCTCGGCTACACCCCGGAAGAGCTCCTCGGCCGGCCCTATCTCGACTTCGTCCACCCGGATGACCGGTCCATGGCAGCTCGGGAGGACGCCAGCATTACGGCAGGAACGGCCACACTCGCCTTTCAGAACCGCTATCTCCACCGGAGCGGCGCGGTGGTGTGGATCGAGTGGGTGGCGGTCGTCCTGCCTGGGGACCCGGTGATGTACTGCGTCGCTCGCGACATCACTGCGCGCCGGGCGGCCGAAGAGGACCAGGCGTATCTGGCGGCCATCGTGCAGGCCAGCCAGGACGCTATTCTCGGGGTGTCGCTGGACGGCACCATCCGGTCATGGAACGCTGGGGCTGAGCAGCTCTACGGTTACCCGATGGCAGAAGCGGTGGGTCAGCCGGTGACATTGATCGTCCCGCCGGAACGTCGCGGTGAGGAAGTGGAGATGCTGAGGCGGGCCGGGCGAGGGGAGTCACCCGGTCCCTTTGAGGCTGTGCGCGTGGCAAAGGATGGCCGCCAGATCCCGGTGTTCGTGACGGTTTCGCCGATCCGCGACGCCGTGGGTGAGGTCATTGGCGTGTCGAAGATCGCGCAGGACATCACCGAACGCCACATGGCAAGAGCCGAGATTCAGCGCCTCAACGAGTACCTCCAGCAGCAGTTGCGTCACGTCACAGGCCTGCGCGAGATCGATCAGGCCATCGCCTCGACCCAGGAACTCTCCGTCACCCTGGGCATGATACTGGACAACATCGCGCAGGAACTGGGTGTGGACGCGGTGACCCTGCTGCTGCTCGACCCTTATACCCTGAACCTGGAGTACGCCAGCACCCGGGGGTTCACGACGCCGCTGCAGGGCTCAACCGTGCGCGTCGGTACTGGTCTGGCGGGTGAAGTGGCGTTGAGCCGCAAGGCCCTGAGCGTGCCCGACCTTCAAACGGCTCCAATCTCACCAGCATGGCGCGGCGTTCTGTTGAGAGAGCAGCTGATGAACTATTACGGCGCGCCGCTGCTGGCCAAAGGGAAGGTGCTGGGCGTGATGGAGGTGTTGCACCGGCAACCGTTCGAGCCGTCTGCGAGCTGGTTGGCGACCTTCGAAATGCTCACGGCCCAGGCAGCCATCGCTGTGGACAACGACCGGCTCTTTACGGAGCTGGACCGCAAGAACCTGGAGTTGCGCCTGGCCTACGACGAGACCATTGAGGGTTGGGCACGGGCGCTGGACCTGCGCGACAAAGAGACAGAGGGCCATTCCAGACGGGTGACGGAGATGACGGTCGAGTTGTGCCGCCAGCTGGGACTTTCCTCCGACCAGCTGGTGGATGTGCGTCGGGGCGCGCTCCTGCACGACATCGGGAAGATGGCGATCCCAGATGCAATTCTCCTCAAGCCTGGGAAGCTCACGGACGAGGAATGGGTGGAGATGAAAAAGCACCCGGGCTACGCGGTGGAGTTGCTTTCACCCATCAAGTTCCTGCGCCCGGTTCTGGACATTCCGCAGTACCACCACGAGAAGTGGGACGGGAGCGGTTACCCATTTGGCTTACGCGGTGAGGCCATCCCGCTGACGGCCCGGGCGTTTGCAGCGGTGGACGTCTATGACGCGCTGACCAGCGACCGCCCCTACCGCGCCGCGTGGACCAGAGAGCGGGCCCTGGCGCATATTCAGAGTGGGTCGGGCACCCACTTTGATCCGCGGATCGTGCAGGACTTCTTCGAATTGCTCGCGGTCGAATCCAGAAGCTGA
- a CDS encoding MerR family transcriptional regulator, translating into MLHSRMHPKEGKTRPLGTEANGGLPRQLAPPLTFRRPERLACRGMQGRLVISRFALLTGLPPKALRYDDEIGLLHPRLVDETLGYRYYSAAQVGLGVRIQQGGRWTCPWRTSAR; encoded by the coding sequence ATGCTGCACAGCAGAATGCACCCGAAAGAAGGAAAGACGCGTCCACTCGGCACTGAAGCAAACGGCGGACTACCGCGGCAGCTTGCTCCCCCATTGACCTTCCGGCGGCCGGAACGTTTAGCGTGCAGGGGCATGCAAGGACGACTGGTCATCTCCCGTTTTGCCCTCCTCACTGGACTTCCGCCGAAGGCGCTGAGGTACGACGACGAGATTGGCCTTCTGCATCCCCGCTTGGTGGACGAGACCCTCGGGTACCGGTATTACAGCGCTGCTCAGGTCGGCCTTGGCGTTCGTATCCAGCAGGGCGGCCGATGGACCTGCCCTTGGAGGACATCCGCCAGATGA
- a CDS encoding VWA domain-containing protein, with protein MTSITTGQRLPLCQQNQGTVLTLTAHVDHADVDISLFALDADRKMKDDAYLTFFNQPLSPGNEIRMTQEGGSVTFQVDLDRLPDWIARLVLSATSDSQPIGRMTRGDVHLSVPGQGEFTQSLTPGGQELALMLTEIYRHQGAWRVAAVEQGFNGGMAALVQYFGGEVAGDASPGAAAPVPSPAPAAPSASKIDLRKQQVATVLKNAGIEHVKARVMVVMDASGSMRPLYARGSVQDTLERLIPVALRLDDNNSMEFWFYADSFAQVGDLDEDSVHGVVGNEMPQKRGVTPAVRNIGGGNNEPPVMHDVLRVHRAASREDQQAGEAVMPTLVLFITDGGIGSASKKIEKIIKESAHEALFWQFLGLGKSNYGILAHLDTLQGRVIDNSGFFTVDNIDSVPDEQLYNQLLSEFAEWWKKWQTLPAAARQPAPPAPSAQRKVVLKKNASVDIRKAAQITITLSWTGQGDLDLYALYVLKDGTVGKVYYRDKGSAHTAPYITLSGDSRKAGKETATIHQPDRLAHVVFAAYSAVENGIGSFASYQPITTFTDDLGQEVSTPVRGRNHFSFWVALSAIDLTGEKARISHVERYSSFGTERSPLLHPSGRLEMNKGPVEFKTR; from the coding sequence ATGACGTCCATCACCACCGGGCAGCGTCTGCCGCTGTGCCAGCAAAACCAGGGGACGGTCCTTACCCTCACCGCGCACGTCGACCATGCGGACGTTGACATCAGCCTGTTCGCGCTGGACGCAGACCGCAAGATGAAAGACGACGCGTACCTCACGTTTTTCAACCAGCCTCTATCGCCTGGCAACGAAATCCGCATGACCCAGGAGGGCGGGAGCGTCACCTTCCAGGTGGACCTCGACCGCCTGCCCGACTGGATTGCGCGCCTGGTCCTCAGCGCCACCAGCGACTCACAGCCCATCGGGCGCATGACGCGGGGTGACGTGCACCTCAGCGTTCCAGGTCAGGGCGAGTTTACCCAGTCCCTGACGCCCGGCGGGCAGGAACTCGCCCTGATGCTCACCGAGATCTACCGCCACCAGGGCGCGTGGCGCGTCGCGGCTGTGGAGCAGGGCTTCAACGGCGGAATGGCGGCCCTCGTGCAGTACTTCGGCGGAGAAGTGGCCGGTGACGCGTCCCCAGGCGCGGCGGCTCCAGTACCCAGTCCAGCCCCCGCCGCGCCTTCGGCAAGCAAGATTGACCTGCGCAAACAGCAGGTGGCCACTGTCCTGAAAAATGCTGGAATCGAGCATGTCAAAGCGCGCGTTATGGTCGTCATGGACGCGTCGGGCAGCATGCGTCCGCTGTACGCGCGGGGGAGTGTGCAAGACACGCTGGAGCGCCTGATCCCCGTGGCTTTGCGGCTCGATGACAACAACAGCATGGAATTCTGGTTCTACGCCGACAGCTTTGCCCAGGTCGGAGACCTCGATGAGGACAGCGTTCATGGCGTCGTAGGCAACGAAATGCCGCAAAAGCGCGGTGTGACGCCCGCCGTACGGAATATTGGCGGCGGCAATAACGAACCGCCCGTCATGCACGACGTACTCCGCGTGCACCGCGCCGCGAGTCGGGAAGACCAGCAGGCGGGCGAGGCGGTTATGCCCACGCTGGTGCTGTTCATCACCGACGGCGGCATCGGTTCGGCCAGCAAGAAAATCGAGAAGATTATCAAGGAAAGCGCGCACGAAGCGCTGTTCTGGCAGTTTCTGGGCCTGGGCAAGTCCAACTACGGTATTCTCGCGCACCTCGATACCCTTCAGGGCCGCGTGATTGACAACTCCGGCTTCTTCACGGTGGACAACATCGACAGCGTTCCCGATGAGCAACTCTACAACCAGTTGCTGTCGGAGTTCGCCGAGTGGTGGAAGAAGTGGCAGACTCTGCCCGCCGCGGCGCGCCAGCCTGCTCCACCTGCACCCTCCGCGCAGCGCAAGGTCGTCCTGAAGAAAAACGCGTCCGTGGACATCCGCAAAGCCGCGCAAATTACCATCACGCTCAGTTGGACCGGGCAGGGCGACCTGGACCTGTACGCCTTGTATGTCCTTAAAGACGGGACTGTAGGTAAGGTGTACTACCGCGACAAAGGCAGCGCCCACACCGCGCCGTATATCACGCTTTCGGGCGACAGCCGCAAAGCTGGCAAGGAGACGGCCACGATCCACCAGCCGGACCGGCTGGCACACGTGGTATTTGCCGCATATAGCGCGGTCGAGAACGGCATAGGATCGTTTGCCAGTTACCAGCCGATCACCACCTTCACTGATGACCTCGGGCAGGAAGTCAGCACGCCCGTGCGCGGGCGTAACCACTTCTCGTTCTGGGTCGCCCTGTCCGCCATCGACCTGACCGGCGAGAAAGCGCGCATCAGCCATGTGGAGCGCTACTCCAGCTTCGGCACGGAACGCAGTCCCCTGCTTCACCCGAGCGGACGCCTCGAGATGAATAAGGGGCCGGTGGAATTCAAAACACGCTAG
- a CDS encoding lyase family protein: protein MEALAELAKTTSENVMAGRTHGQRAVPITSGLKVAIWAGGLMRHLVRFDQLQPRLLTPMTLPARNPVDHFAELVCLLGMVPPQRR, encoded by the coding sequence CTGGAGGCGCTCGCCGAGTTGGCTAAAACCACTTCGGAGAACGTGATGGCTGGCCGAACCCATGGCCAGCGGGCGGTCCCCATCACCTCTGGCTTGAAGGTCGCCATCTGGGCCGGAGGCCTGATGCGTCACCTCGTGCGCTTCGACCAACTCCAGCCCAGGCTGCTGACCCCCATGACACTGCCCGCCCGCAATCCCGTGGACCACTTTGCAGAGCTCGTTTGCCTCCTGGGGATGGTGCCTCCACAGCGGCGATGA
- a CDS encoding sigma-70 factor domain-containing protein, which yields MTVSPRARKRTAALPTEKTSATAETLGALAEDDGKEGLAAEPEGRGGAMPERTDVPLEAGTDPVRQYLQEIGRVPLLTHREETELSRQMGKWARRPGAWRRRPT from the coding sequence ATGACGGTCTCCCCACGCGCCCGCAAGCGCACTGCAGCGCTGCCAACCGAAAAAACATCTGCCACTGCGGAGACGCTCGGCGCACTGGCGGAAGACGACGGAAAGGAGGGACTGGCCGCCGAGCCTGAAGGGAGAGGCGGCGCGATGCCCGAACGGACAGACGTTCCGCTTGAGGCCGGCACAGACCCTGTTCGGCAGTACCTGCAAGAAATTGGCCGTGTTCCCCTCCTCACCCACAGGGAGGAGACCGAACTCTCCCGGCAGATGGGGAAGTGGGCGAGGAGGCCCGGCGCCTGGAGGCGGAGGCCAACTTGA